The following DNA comes from SAR324 cluster bacterium.
CCCCCGGACGCAAAGTAATGGATGGAAAGTTTGGCTGATTTGGAGCATCTGGCCAGAATTGTGGTTCCATCGCAATGCCTGCATGCCCACCATAAGGCTTCCCCGAATGACCAAGAACAGGAGAAGTATCT
Coding sequences within:
- a CDS encoding galactose mutarotase translates to DTSPVLGHSGKPYGGHAGIAMEPQFWPDAPNQPNFPSITLRPGERFSQTSFFRFIRK